One stretch of Pomacea canaliculata isolate SZHN2017 linkage group LG11, ASM307304v1, whole genome shotgun sequence DNA includes these proteins:
- the LOC112575793 gene encoding probable S-adenosylmethionine-dependent methyltransferase At5g38780 — protein MSNPSPMPSLNLRGDGLGFSSSVDSSLVIKKSCLIPHPLLFRLHKSVKAKNMLKSVTPRHVNAVSNLPCLHLTSLSCLQSEKRTSDVVARSEVRRRMSAGTRTPYFQHFWKPGSCYYSESLGRMTKSATDICEDFVLSHIDSVPVPSPKGVFTIGDYGTCDGSVSLRLMHRIIGHLRNKHGPDLKIQVLYEDLPTNDYNSLFKTIYGSTSYIHKFDNVFPLACGTSFYKQCVPDNTCDIIMSSFATHWLSDRSHTMSSTMSPWMSTSEEEMKAHHEASARDWQTFLLLRATELKQGGLLFVAQPSQNTKSSPAQPGEITECARDTWIHLNLTWKELYAGDIITREEFQSCNVPATFRSLQELKAPFENAATMSPVRQAGLKLV, from the exons atgtccaatccatcgccaatgccttcgttgaacctgcgtggtgatggactcggtttcagctcTTCGGTGGATTCTTCGTTGgtgataaaaaaatcttgtctcATTCCCCACCCTCTTCTCTTTCGTCTTCATAAAAGTG TGAAAGCAAAGAACATGTTGAAGTCAGTCACTCCTCGTCATGTGAATGCTGTCAGTAATCTTCCCTGTCTACACCTGACATCATTGTCATGTCTACAGTCAGAGAAGAGGACTTCAGATGTTGTGGCGAGATCAGAAGTCAGAAGAAGGATGTCAGCAGGGACCAGGACACCTTACTTTCAACACTTCTGGAAGCCAGGGTCTTGCTACTATAGCGAGAGTCTTGGAAGAATGACAAAAAGCGCGACTGACATCTGTGAGGATTTTGTTTTATCGCACATAG ATTCTGTGCCCGTGCCTTCACCAAAAGGCGTGTTCACCATTGGAGACTATGGAACGTGCGACGGGTCAGTGTCTCTACGACTCATGCACAGGATCATCG gCCATTTGAGAAACAAACATGGACCTGACCTTAAGATTCAGGTGTTGTACGAAGATCTACCGACCAACGACTACAACAGcctcttcaaaacaatttatg GTAGCACATCATACATACACAAGTTCGACAACGTGTTCCCGCTGGCCTGTGGCACTAGTTTCTACAAGCAATGTGTACCTGACAACACATGTGacatcatcatgtcatcattTGCCACGCACTGGCTTAGTGACAGGAG TCACACGATGTCTTCGACGATGTCTCCCTGGATGTCAACATCAGAAGAAGAGATGAAAGCTCATCACGAGGCTTCAGCACGTGACTGGCAGACGTTCCTCCTTCTGAGAGCGACTGAGCTCAAACAAG gtGGACTTCTATTCGTTGCGCAACCTTCCCAAAATACAAAGAGCAGCCCTGCACAGCCTGGAGAAATAACAGAATGTGCAAGAGACACTTGGATCCATCTCAATTTAACGTGGAAGGAATTATATGCAGGGGACATAATAACAAGA GAAGAGTTCCAGTCGTGTAATGTCCCGGCGACATTTCGGTCGTTACAGGAGCTAAAAGCTCCTTTCGAGAATGCCGCCACCATGTCTCCAGTCCGACAGGCTGGTCTCAAACTTGTTTAA
- the LOC112574921 gene encoding uncharacterized protein LOC112574921, whose amino-acid sequence MSGGVQCSISLPSHLKGAGKMLKTVLPRLVTTTTACHPPCLHLTSLSCLPSKILREMPGDVAGAETPSFQYFWQPGSGFYGENLGRLTQLSAEIYEEIVLSHIEAVPVPSSKGVFTIGDYGTCDGTVSLRLIHKIIDHLRNKHGPDLKIQVLYEDHASNDYNSLFKTIYSQTSYMTKFTNVFPLVCGTNFYKQCVPDQTCDIIMSSFATMHLDNESYVRCSNTMFPWRSTSQEELHAHREAAARDWQTFLLHRAAELKPGGLLIDAQAAQLGGSNRPQTRTLTYPVAENGTGTQEESAQDIWTCFDLSWKELYAEGIITKEEFQSCTLRMTYRTSKDLKVPFENAAMSPVRQAGLNLLKEPEEFLSHCLVKTLWRLKLQADGVDDRMLFAHLLAKAFGVVLDATLRKVLRNIRPTVLQLSIIKRFQQVFIQKVAACNPETFRSEIAMRVLVAQKSK is encoded by the exons ATGAGTGGAGGGGTTCAGTGCAGTATATCGCTCCCTTCACACCTGAAGGGCGCTGGTAAGATGCTGAAGACTGTGCTCCCCCGTCTTGTGACCACGACTACCgcttgtcacccgccatgtctacatctgacgtcactgtcatgTCTACCGTCAAAGATATTAAGAGAGATGCCTGGAGATGTAGCAGGTGCCGAGACACCTTCCTTTCAATACTTCTGGCAGCCTGGTTCTGGCTTCTATGGCGAAAATCTCGGAAGACTGACACAACTTTCGGCTGAGATTtatgaagaaattgttttatcTCATATCG AGGCCGTGCCGGTACCTTCATCAAAAGGCGTGTTCACCATTGGTGACTATGGAACGTGCGATGGGACAGTGTCTCTACGACTGATACACAAGATCATCG ACCACTTGAGAAACAAACATGGACCCGATCTGAAGATTCAGGTGTTGTACGAAGATCACGCATCCAACGACTACAACAGTCTCTTCAAAACTATTTACA gtCAAACCTCGTACATGACCAAGTTCACCAACGTGTTCCCCCTGGTATGTGGCACTAATTTCTACAAGCAGTGTGTACCTGACCAAACCTGTGACATCATCATGTCCTCATTCGCTACGATGCATTTGGATAACGAGAG TTACGTGAGATGCTCCAATACAATGTTCCCCTGGCGGTCGACATCACAAGAGGAGCTGCACGCTCACCGCGAGGCTGCAGCACGTGACTGGCAGACGTTCCTCCTCCACAGAGCAGCAGAACTCAAACCAG GTGGACTTCTCATCGATGCTCAGGCTGCTCAACTCGGGGGGAGCAACCGTCCACAGACTCGCACTTTGACCTACCCTGTCGCTGAAAACGGCACTGGAACTCAAGAAGAAAGCGCCCAAGATATTTGGACTTGTTTTGATTTGAGCTGGAAGGAATTGTATGCGGAAGGAATCATTACAAAA GAGGAGTTCCAGTCATGCACTCTTCGGATGACATATCGGACTTCAAAAGATCTCAAAGTTCCTTTCGAGAATGCCGCCATGTCTCCGGTCCGACAGGCTGGTCTCAACTTGCTCAAAGAACCAGAAGAGTTTCTCAGTCATTGCCTTGTCAAAACATTATGGCGACTAAAGCTACAGGCTG ATGGTGTTGACGACAGAATGCTGTTTGCTCACCTTCTGGCAAAGGCATTTGGTGTTGTGTTAGATGCCACCTTAAGGAAGGTCTTGAGAAACATTCGACCTACTGTGCTGCAGTTGTCCATAATAAAACGATTCCAGCAGGTGTTTATCCAAAAAGTTGCTGCATGTAACCCAGAGACTTTCAGAAGCGAAATTGCTATGAGAGTCCTTGTCGCACAGAAGTCAAAATGA
- the LOC112574925 gene encoding probable S-adenosylmethionine-dependent methyltransferase At5g37990 isoform X1 — translation MLKTVLPRFVNAFCRLPCLHLASLSCLQSGKRTSDVVVMSEVRRRMSAGTRTPYFQHFWKPGSGYYGDSLGRWTKGVTEICEDFVLSHIDYVPVPSPKGVFTIGDYGMCDGSVSLRLIHRIIDHLRNKHGPDLKIQVLYEDQPSNDYNSLFKTIYGSTSYIHKFDNVFPLACGTSFYKQCVPDNTCDIIVSSYATHWLSDKSHVMFSTMFPWRSASEEELRVHHEASARDWQTFLLMRATELKQGGLLFVAYPSQSLKSNPAQPGEITEPAREAWINLNLTWKEFYAGDIITREEFQSCSLPVAIRTSQEIKAPFENAATSPVRQAGLTLLTEPEEFVIPCSAKTIWRQKLQSDGADDRTMFAQSLSNIFRVILEPTLRNSLHTRSFEEQSAIVEQYFECFTRKVATLDPETFQSEPTVGRFVAQKLH, via the exons ATGTTGAAGACAGTCCTCCCTCGTTTTGTGAACGCTTTCTGTCGCCTGCCCTGTCTACACCTGGCATCACTGTCATGTCTACAGTCAGGGAAAAGGACTTCAGATGTTGTGGTGATGTCAGAAGTCAGAAGAAGGATGTCAGCAGGGACCAGGACACCTTACTTTCAACACTTCTGGAAGCCTGGGTCTGGTTACTACGGCGATAGTCTTGGAAGATGGACGAAAGGTGTGACTGAAATCTGTGAAGACTTTGTTTTATCACATATAG ATTATGTGCCGGTGCCTTCACCAAAAGGCGTGTTCACCATTGGTGACTATGGAATGTGCGATGGGTCAGTGTCTCTACGACTGATACACAGGATCATCG acCATTTGAGAAACAAACATGGACCTGACCTTAAGATCCAGGTGTTGTACGAAGATCAACCGAGCAACGACTACAACAGcctcttcaaaacaatttacg GTAGCACATCATACATACACAAGTTCGACAATGTGTTCCCGCTGGCCTGTGGCACTAGTTTCTACAAGCAGTGTGTTCCTGACAACACATGTGACATCATCGTGTCATCATATGCCACACACTGGCTTAGTGACAAGAG tcacgtgatgttttcCACGATGTTCCCATGGCGGTCAGCATCAGAAGAAGAGCTGCGAGTTCATCACGAGGCTTCAGCACGTGACTGGCAGACGTTCCTCCTGATGAGAGCGACTGAGCTCAAACAAG gtgGACTTCTATTCGTAGCCTATCCTTCCCAAAGTCTGAAGAGCAATCCTGCACAACCTGGAGAAATAACAGAACCTGCAAGAGAAGCTTGGATTAATCTCAATTTAACGTGGAAGGAATTCTATGCAGGGGACATAATAACAAGA GAGGAGTTCCAGTCGTGCAGTCTCCCGGTGGCAATTCGGACTTCACAGGAAATAAAAGCTCCTTTCGAGAATGCCGCCACCTCTCCTGTACGGCAGGCTGGGCTCACCTTGTTGACAGAACCAGAAGAGTTTGTCATTCCCTGCTCTGCCAAAACAATATGGCGACAAAAGTTACAGAGTG ATGGTGCAGACGACAGAACCATGTTTGCTCAAAGCCTGTCAAACATATTTCGAGTTATTTTAGAACCAACCTTGAGGAACAGCCTACACACACGCTCGTTTGAAGAACAGTCGGCCATAGTGGAACAATACTTTGAGTGTTTTACAAGAAAAGTGGCGACACTGGACCCAGAGACTTTCCAAAGTGAACCGACTGTAGGAAGATTTGTTGCACAGAAGTTGCATTAA
- the LOC112574935 gene encoding uncharacterized protein LOC112574935, with amino-acid sequence MRSLQEIKAPFEDAIISPVRQAGLVLLQAPEEFVMPCFAKTLWRQRLDTDGVDDRNLFAQLITKAFRVILDSTLKNSLMATRSGEEQSVIMERLYSAFVKRVVLLSPQTFQSEHIVRRLVAQKS; translated from the exons ATGAGATCATTACAGGAAATTAAAGCTCCTTTCGAAGATGCCATCATCTCACCTGTGCGACAGGCTGGACTGGTCCTGTTACAGGCACCTGAAGAGTTTGTCATGCCTTGCTTCGCTAAAACCTTGTGGCGACAGAGACTGGACACAG ATGGCGTTGATGACAGAAATCTCTTCGCTCAACTGATCACAAAGGCGTTTCGAGTTATTTTGGATTCGACCTTAAAGAACAGCCTGATGGCCACCCGCAGTGGGGAAGAGCAGTCGGTGATAATGGAGCGACTGTACTCGGCGTTTGTGAAGAGGGTGGTGTTGCTGAGTCCACAGACTTTTCAAAGTGAACACATTGTGAGGAGACTTGTTGCTCAGAAGTCTTAA